One Leifsonia shinshuensis DNA window includes the following coding sequences:
- a CDS encoding PPK2 family polyphosphate kinase, giving the protein MGRETFWAEDPDPLLRVGGGFALAAADTRGTPGYDGSKKDGVTALAEGAAILADLQERLFAAGTLGDKRSVLLVLQAMDTAGKGGIVTHVVGQMNLGGVRYAGFKKPTQVELSHDFLWRIWNHVPAAGEVGVFDRSHYEDVLIGRVRSLAPEEEIDRRYDAINEFELELAESGTTIVKVMLHLSKSEQKKRLADRLERVDKQWKYTTGDVDERLLWDSYQDAYQVVFDRTSTAYAPWYVVPADRKWYARLAVQHLLIHALEDLELEWPAPDYDLEVERARLAAS; this is encoded by the coding sequence ATGGGACGCGAGACGTTTTGGGCTGAGGACCCCGACCCGCTGCTGCGCGTCGGCGGAGGTTTCGCGCTCGCCGCCGCCGACACCCGCGGGACGCCGGGATACGACGGCAGCAAGAAGGACGGCGTGACGGCACTCGCCGAGGGCGCCGCGATCCTCGCCGACCTGCAGGAGCGCCTGTTCGCGGCCGGGACGCTCGGCGACAAGCGCAGTGTGCTGCTCGTGCTGCAGGCGATGGACACCGCGGGCAAGGGCGGCATCGTGACCCACGTCGTCGGGCAGATGAACCTGGGCGGCGTGCGCTACGCGGGCTTCAAGAAGCCGACGCAGGTGGAGCTCTCACACGACTTCCTCTGGCGGATCTGGAACCACGTGCCCGCAGCGGGGGAGGTCGGCGTCTTCGACCGCTCGCACTACGAGGACGTCCTGATCGGCCGGGTCCGCAGCCTCGCGCCGGAGGAGGAGATCGACCGCCGCTACGACGCGATCAATGAGTTCGAGCTGGAGCTGGCGGAGTCGGGGACGACGATCGTCAAGGTGATGCTGCACCTGAGCAAGAGCGAGCAGAAGAAGCGCCTGGCCGACCGGCTGGAGCGCGTGGACAAGCAGTGGAAGTACACGACGGGGGACGTGGACGAGCGGCTGCTCTGGGACAGCTACCAGGACGCCTACCAGGTCGTGTTCGACCGCACCTCGACGGCGTATGCGCCCTGGTACGTCGTCCCGGCCGACCGCAAGTGGTACGCCAGGCTCGCGGTGCAGCACCTCCTCATCCACGCCCTGGAGGACCTGGAGCTGGAGTGGCCGGCGCCGGACTACGACCTGGAGGTCGAGCGGGCGCGGCTGGCGGCGAGCTAG
- a CDS encoding isochorismate synthase, whose product MTAPSTTRRATGVTALSVETTPLDDVRHLVPFLDSRRPLVWIRKGEGIAGIGEALRLEFRGPERIRQASAAWRATVQAATITDSVRTPGTGLVAFGTFAFDDESSATSVLIVPEIVLGRRGGRSWITRITPLDDPRARSGAAERNELPRPIAFGDEYRLSLLPAGLDEGGYESAVATAVERIREHDLSKVVLARELAAHLPLESDVRRALVELALGYPDCWTFAVDGLVGSSPETLVRVHHSTVTARVLAGTMSRGRDADSDRASALALAGSAKDQGEHRFAVSSVLDALRPHSADLAASDEPFTLKLPNLWHLATDIAGTLSDGSSSLDLADALHPTAAVAGTPTPEALALIRELEPFDRGRYAGPVGWVGGDGDGEWAIALRCAQLEETGDLTAYAGAGIVADSDPAREYAETTMKFRPIVEAFG is encoded by the coding sequence GTGACAGCACCCTCGACCACCCGCCGGGCTACGGGCGTGACCGCCCTGTCGGTCGAGACCACCCCCCTCGACGACGTCCGGCATCTCGTTCCGTTCCTCGACTCCCGCCGCCCCCTGGTGTGGATCCGCAAAGGCGAAGGGATCGCCGGCATCGGCGAGGCGCTGCGCCTCGAGTTCCGCGGGCCGGAGCGCATCCGGCAGGCGTCGGCTGCCTGGCGGGCGACCGTCCAGGCCGCGACGATCACGGACTCCGTGCGGACGCCGGGCACCGGCCTGGTCGCGTTCGGGACCTTCGCGTTCGACGACGAGAGCTCGGCCACGAGTGTCCTGATCGTGCCGGAGATCGTCCTCGGGCGCCGTGGCGGGCGGAGCTGGATCACCCGGATCACGCCGCTGGACGACCCCAGGGCGCGCAGCGGCGCCGCGGAGCGGAACGAGCTGCCGCGGCCGATCGCGTTCGGCGACGAGTACCGGCTCAGCCTCCTCCCGGCCGGGCTGGACGAGGGCGGCTACGAGTCGGCCGTCGCGACCGCGGTGGAACGGATCCGCGAGCACGACCTCTCCAAGGTGGTCCTGGCGCGGGAGCTGGCCGCGCACCTGCCGCTCGAGTCCGACGTCCGCCGGGCGCTGGTCGAGCTGGCCCTCGGCTACCCGGACTGCTGGACGTTCGCCGTCGACGGTCTGGTGGGATCCTCCCCCGAGACGCTCGTGCGCGTGCACCACAGCACGGTGACGGCCCGGGTGCTCGCCGGGACGATGTCGCGCGGCCGCGACGCCGACAGCGACCGCGCCTCGGCGCTGGCCCTCGCGGGCTCGGCGAAGGATCAGGGCGAGCACCGCTTCGCCGTGTCCAGCGTGCTCGACGCGCTCCGCCCGCACAGCGCGGACCTCGCCGCGAGCGACGAGCCGTTCACCCTCAAGCTGCCGAACCTCTGGCACCTCGCGACCGACATCGCCGGCACGCTCAGCGACGGGTCGAGCTCGCTCGATCTCGCGGACGCCCTCCATCCGACCGCGGCCGTGGCCGGGACGCCGACGCCGGAGGCGCTCGCGCTCATCCGCGAGCTGGAGCCGTTCGACCGCGGGCGGTATGCCGGCCCGGTGGGCTGGGTCGGCGGCGACGGCGACGGCGAGTGGGCGATCGCCCTGCGCTGCGCGCAGCTGGAGGAGACCGGCGACCTGACGGCCTACGCGGGCGCAGGCATCGTGGCGGACTCCGACCCGGCGAGGGAGTACGCGGAGACGACCATGAAGTTCCGCCCGATCGTCGAAGCCTTCGGCTGA